The Synechococcus sp. WH 8101 sequence CAGAATGCCCAGCATGACCGATTCCCTCGCGATTGCCCTGCTCTCGGGCGGGCTTGATTCCGCCACCGCCGCGGCCCTGGCGCTGGAAGCCGGCCATCGAGTGATCGGCCTCTCCTTCGACTACGGCCAGCGCCATCGCCGGGAGCTGGAGGCCGCCCGCCATCTGGCCGACAGCCTCGGCCTGGATGAGCACCACACGATCGCCGTCAACCTGGCCAGCTGGGGCGGCTCCTCGCTGACCGATCGCCGCCAGGAGCTGCCCAAGGAGGGGGTGCAGCAGGGTGTGATTCCCAGCACCTATGTGCCAGGACGCAACACCGTGTTCATTGCCATCGGCCTCAGCCTGGCCGAAGCCCGTGGAGCTGATCAGCTTGTGCTGGGCGTGAATGCCGTGGATTACTCCGGCTATCCCGATTGCCGGCCCGACTATCTCAGCGCCTATCAGACCCTGGCCGATCTGAGCAGTCGCGCCGGGCGGGAAGGCCACGGCCCCCGCCTCTGGGCACCGCTGGTGGAGTGGAGCAAGCAACGGATCGTGGCGGAAGCCCTCCGCCTCGGGGTCCCGATCGCGCAAACCTGGAGTTGCTATAGCGGCGGCGCCCAACCCTGCGGAGTGTGTGACAGCTGCCGAATCCGCGATGAAGCCCTGAGGGCCGCCGGCCGCCCCGATCTGTGCAGCCCCGGCACACCATGAGCAGCAGCATGGCCAGCTGCCCAGGGCTGATCCGCAAGGCCTGCCCATGGCGGGAACCGGATCAGCTTGCCCAGGCCCTGGCCTGCGACCACGGCGACGAGGGGCTGATCTGGCTCGATGGCGACGGCAGCGCACTGGGGCGCTGGCTCACCCTGGCGGTGCAACCGCTGGAGCAACGTTGCTGCCGCGGCCTTCCTGGTGATCCAGACGCCCGGAACCCGTTTGAAAGCCTGCGCAATCTGCCCCCGGGCCACTGGACCGGCTGGCTCAGCTACGACGCGGCCGCCTGGCTCGAACCGGGCCAACCCTGGCGGCCCGATGCGATGGCCAGCCTCTGGATCGCCCGGCACGACCCGGTGCTGCGCTTCGATCTGCAGGAACAGGAGCTGTGGCTCGAGGGCCTCGATCCGGTCCGCCATGCCGCCATGGCGCACTGGCTAGAGACCCTGCCCCGCTCCGCTGCATCAGCCCAGGCCACAACCCCGATCCACAGCCCCTGGCAACGCCACAGCGATCGCCATGGCTTCATGGCCGGAGTGCAGCGCATCCGCGAACTGATCAGCGCCGGCGATCTGTTTCAGGCCAATCTCACCGCCTGCAGCAGCACCCAACTGCTGAAGCCGATCAGCAACCTGGCCCTGTTCACACGCCTGCGCCAGCGCTGCCCCGCCCCCTTCGCCGGCCTGGTGGTGGGGGCGGGCGACGCCGCCGGTGAGGCGATTCTGTCGACATCACCCGAGCGGTTCCTCTCCGTGGGGCCCGACGGTTGGGTGGAGACTCGCCCGATCAAAGGCACCAGGCCCAGGCATCCCGATCCGGAACGAGATGCGGATCTGGCGGCTGAACTGATCTGCAGCAGCAAGGACCGGGCCGAGAACGTGATGATCGTGGACCTGTTGCGCAATGACCTCGGCCGGGTGTGCCGACCGGGATCGGTGCAGGTGCCGCAGCTGGTGGGGCTGGAGAGCTACGCGAGCGTGCATCACCTCACCTCCGTTGTTACCGGTCAGCTCCAGGACGGCGCCGACTGGGTGGATCTGCTGGAAGCCTGCTGGCCGGGCGGCTCGATCAGCGGCGCCCCAAAACTGCGCGCCTGCCAGCGCCTCGGCGAACTGGAGCCGGTGGGGCGCGGTCCTTACTGCGGCTCACTACTACGCCTCGATTGGGATGGTCGGCTCGACAGCAACATCCTCATCCGCACCGTATTGCGCCGCCACGACCAGCTCCGGGTGCATGCCGGCTGCGGCATCGTTGCCGATTCCGATCCAGCCACGGAAGCCGACGAACTGGATTGGAAGCTGCTGCCCCTGCTGGAGGCCCTGGGATGAGCTTCCCCCCCCAACCCCCCGGGCAAGTTGGCGCCATCAGCTGGTGCAACGGCGCCTGGGGCGGCACCCAGCAGCTGATGCTGCCGCTCAGTGACCGGGGCCTGCAGCTGGCGGATGGCCTGTTTGAAACGGTGCTCATACAGGGCGGCCGCCCCAGGCTTCTGGACGCGCACCTGCAGCGCTGGCAAACCAGTGCCGCCCAGCTCGGCATGGCGGCACCCCCGAAGGCGGAATGGCTGAAAGGCCTGATCGCAGAAGCGGTGGCCCGCAGCGGAATCGGCAGCGGCTGCGGCGCCCTGCGGCTCAACTGGAGCCGAGGGGATGGCCCGGAACGCGGCATCGACCTACCGCAAGGCGATCCCTCAGCCGACTCCCACCGCTTCTGGTTGAGCCTGCACCCCCACACACCACACTTCAGCGCCGTGGCCGCCTGGATCAGTCGCCACGAACGCCGGAACGCCTCCAGCCGCTTGAGCAGCTGCAAAAGCTTCGCCTACGGCCAGGCGATCCAGGCGCGGCGAGAAGCCAGGCAGCAGGGTGCCGATGAGGCCTTGCTGCTGAGCACCTCAGGAGAGCTCTGCTGCGGCAGCACGGCCAATCTGCTGGTGCAACGCAAGGGAACCTGGTGGACGCCACCCCTCAGCAGCGGCTGTTTGCCGGGGGTGATGCGCGGCCGGGCACTGGCACTGGGACTCGCGCGCGAACAACGCCTGGACCCCCAGCCCGATCCCAACGACTCCTGGCTGCTGATCAACAGCCTGGGCTGCCGCCCCCTGCGCAGCGTTGATGGCCATCCCCTGAACGCCCAGGTGGAAGCGCACGCCCTCTGGACCAGCCTTCTCGATCAGGACGATCAGGGATGACCCTGTGGCGCGATCCGCCAGTTCTGTCAATCCTGGGGGGACGCCAACGACACCCATGGAACTGAAGCGGGATCTGGGGGTCAGCACCCTCATCCTGGCGGTGGTGACCAGCACGATCGGATCGGGCTGGCTCTTCGCGCCGTATTTCTCCGCCCGCAGCGCCGGGCCGGCCAGTCTGGTGGCCTGGGTCGCCGGTGGCGCCATGGCCTTCGTGCTGGCTCTGGTGTTCGCCGAACTCGGCGCCCTGGTCAACAGTTCCGGAGCCCTGGCCCAGATCCCCCTGCTCAGCCATGGACGCCTTTCCGGCTTCATTGGCGGCTGGAGCGCCTGGATTTCCTATGTGTCCCTCCCCACGATCGAGGTGCTCGCCCTACTCCAGTACCTGGCCAGCAGCCTGCCCTGGCTCACCCGCGACCAGGGCACCCTGCAGGTGCTCAGCGGCGCCGGTCAACTGGTGGCTGTGGTCCTGCTGGTGCTGTTCACGTGGATCAACCTGGCGGGCGTCAGCCGACTCGCCCGCTGGATCGACAGCCTCACGATCTGGAAACTGATCGTGCCGATTCTGGTGTCGGTAACCCTGATGCTGCTCTCGGGCCATTGGGGCAATCTGGGCGTGAAAGTGACGATGGGGCAAGGTGCCCTGGTGGATGCGATCGGCAGCGGCGGCATTCTCTTCAGCCTGTTGGGCTTCCGTACGGCGATGGATCTGGCCGGTGAAGCGCGCCGCCCCCAGCGCGATGTGCCCCTGGCGATGGGGGTTGGCCTGGGCCTGTGCCTGGTGATCTACCTGATCCTGCAACTGGCCTTCCTGGTGAGCGTGCCCCCGGCCGATCTCCACAGCGGCTGGACCGCACTGACCCTCACAGCCCATGGCGGCCCGATGGTGGCCCTCGCCCTCGGGCTTGGCCTGGGCTGGGTGGCCACCCTGCTGCTGATCGACGCGGTGATCTCACCAGGCGCCACGGCCCTCACCTTTGTGGGGGTGTCAGCGCGGGTGAGCTGGATGATGGGGGAGTGCGGCCTGTTGCCAAAGGGGCTCGGACGACTCAACAGTCGCGGCGTTCCCCACTGGGCTCTGATCAGCAGCCTGGTGGTGGGCTACGCCCTGCTCTGGATCGGGCCGAGCTGGCAGACCGTGGTGAGCTTTCTCACCTCCACCCTGGTGATTGCCCTGGCGATGGGGCCGGTAAGCCTGCTCAGCCTGAGGCGGCAACTGCCCGCGGAACAGCGGCCGTTCCGGATTCCCCAGGCCACCCTGCTGTGCAGCATCGCCTTTGTGATGGCCACCTGGGCCACCAGCTGGTGCGGTCGCCAGGCGCTCGAAGGCGCGGTGACCGTGATCCTGATCCCCACCCTGATCTATGCCATCAATCGCTGGCGCCAGCGCCAACCGATCGACCTGCGCTCCGGTCTGTGGTGGGCGCTCTATCTGGGGGTGCTTCTGCTCGACATGGAGCTCTTCAGCAATGGGCAGCCGCTAGAGCTGCCGGCGCTGTTGCACATGCTCGTTCTGGCGGGCCTGTCGCTGCTGATCCTGCCCCTGGCGGTGAACAGTGCCCTGCCCGAAATCTCGCCCCATGCCCTTACCGATCTCGGACAAACCGAGCCCGCAACCTGATCCTCAAGACTGGTGAGCCGTCGCCGCAACGGTTTGCTCCTCGATCGACGCTCCTTTTTGCTGGGGGCCGGCCTCAGCGGCATCGGTCTGTGGGGGGCAGGGCGCACTACCGCGGCTCAAGCGGCCGCTCCGGCCTCACCCCGCAGCTGCCGGCCTACCAACCCGCTCCAGGCCCTGCGCGACGGCAACGCCCGCTTCGCCGCCGCCTGGCAGCAAGCGGACGAGGCCCGCAGCGCCGACGCCCGCGCCCAGCGGATGGCTGCACTCTGGAGCGGGCACTGTTTTCTGCCGGCCAGCGTGCTGACGCAGGGCCAGGCCCCCTGGGCCTGCGTCCTCACCTGCGCCGATTCACGGGTGGCACCGGAATGGATCTTTGATGCCGCCCCCGCCGACCTGTTTGTGATCCGCAGCGCCGGCAACACCGCCTTCGCCGCCGCGATCGCCTCGGTGGAATTCAGTGTGCTGGAACTGGCCACACCCCTGGTGATGGTGATGGGCCACAGCGGTTGTGGTGCCGTCACGGCGGCACGCTCCGGCGATGCCCCCACCCCGCTGCTCACGGAACTGCTCACGCCGATCCGCGCCGCGATCAGCCCCGATCAGAATCTGGAAGCGGCGATCAAAGCCAACGCCCGCGAGGCGGCCCAGCAGCTGATCAGCCGCAGCAACGTGATCGAGGCTGCTGTCAACAATGGCAACCTCGAGATCGTGGTGGGCTACTTCGACATCGGCAGCGGCACGGTGACCTTGGTCTGACGCTCAGACACGTCTGAGATTCACACGCTGAGGAAACGATCCACCACCGCCTGGCTGAGTTCGGCGGTGGGGCCACTGGCAACGATGCCACCCCGTTGCATGGCGTAGTAGCGGTCGGCCTGGCGCACGAAATGCAGATGCTGCTCCACCAGGAGCACACCGATGCC is a genomic window containing:
- a CDS encoding aminotransferase class IV codes for the protein MSFPPQPPGQVGAISWCNGAWGGTQQLMLPLSDRGLQLADGLFETVLIQGGRPRLLDAHLQRWQTSAAQLGMAAPPKAEWLKGLIAEAVARSGIGSGCGALRLNWSRGDGPERGIDLPQGDPSADSHRFWLSLHPHTPHFSAVAAWISRHERRNASSRLSSCKSFAYGQAIQARREARQQGADEALLLSTSGELCCGSTANLLVQRKGTWWTPPLSSGCLPGVMRGRALALGLAREQRLDPQPDPNDSWLLINSLGCRPLRSVDGHPLNAQVEAHALWTSLLDQDDQG
- a CDS encoding APC family permease: MELKRDLGVSTLILAVVTSTIGSGWLFAPYFSARSAGPASLVAWVAGGAMAFVLALVFAELGALVNSSGALAQIPLLSHGRLSGFIGGWSAWISYVSLPTIEVLALLQYLASSLPWLTRDQGTLQVLSGAGQLVAVVLLVLFTWINLAGVSRLARWIDSLTIWKLIVPILVSVTLMLLSGHWGNLGVKVTMGQGALVDAIGSGGILFSLLGFRTAMDLAGEARRPQRDVPLAMGVGLGLCLVIYLILQLAFLVSVPPADLHSGWTALTLTAHGGPMVALALGLGLGWVATLLLIDAVISPGATALTFVGVSARVSWMMGECGLLPKGLGRLNSRGVPHWALISSLVVGYALLWIGPSWQTVVSFLTSTLVIALAMGPVSLLSLRRQLPAEQRPFRIPQATLLCSIAFVMATWATSWCGRQALEGAVTVILIPTLIYAINRWRQRQPIDLRSGLWWALYLGVLLLDMELFSNGQPLELPALLHMLVLAGLSLLILPLAVNSALPEISPHALTDLGQTEPAT
- a CDS encoding carbonic anhydrase → MSRRRNGLLLDRRSFLLGAGLSGIGLWGAGRTTAAQAAAPASPRSCRPTNPLQALRDGNARFAAAWQQADEARSADARAQRMAALWSGHCFLPASVLTQGQAPWACVLTCADSRVAPEWIFDAAPADLFVIRSAGNTAFAAAIASVEFSVLELATPLVMVMGHSGCGAVTAARSGDAPTPLLTELLTPIRAAISPDQNLEAAIKANAREAAQQLISRSNVIEAAVNNGNLEIVVGYFDIGSGTVTLV
- the queC gene encoding 7-cyano-7-deazaguanine synthase QueC, whose protein sequence is MTDSLAIALLSGGLDSATAAALALEAGHRVIGLSFDYGQRHRRELEAARHLADSLGLDEHHTIAVNLASWGGSSLTDRRQELPKEGVQQGVIPSTYVPGRNTVFIAIGLSLAEARGADQLVLGVNAVDYSGYPDCRPDYLSAYQTLADLSSRAGREGHGPRLWAPLVEWSKQRIVAEALRLGVPIAQTWSCYSGGAQPCGVCDSCRIRDEALRAAGRPDLCSPGTP
- a CDS encoding anthranilate synthase component I family protein, whose amino-acid sequence is MASCPGLIRKACPWREPDQLAQALACDHGDEGLIWLDGDGSALGRWLTLAVQPLEQRCCRGLPGDPDARNPFESLRNLPPGHWTGWLSYDAAAWLEPGQPWRPDAMASLWIARHDPVLRFDLQEQELWLEGLDPVRHAAMAHWLETLPRSAASAQATTPIHSPWQRHSDRHGFMAGVQRIRELISAGDLFQANLTACSSTQLLKPISNLALFTRLRQRCPAPFAGLVVGAGDAAGEAILSTSPERFLSVGPDGWVETRPIKGTRPRHPDPERDADLAAELICSSKDRAENVMIVDLLRNDLGRVCRPGSVQVPQLVGLESYASVHHLTSVVTGQLQDGADWVDLLEACWPGGSISGAPKLRACQRLGELEPVGRGPYCGSLLRLDWDGRLDSNILIRTVLRRHDQLRVHAGCGIVADSDPATEADELDWKLLPLLEALG